One genomic window of Osmia bicornis bicornis chromosome 3, iOsmBic2.1, whole genome shotgun sequence includes the following:
- the LOC114871573 gene encoding RNA polymerase II-associated factor 1 homolog, translating to MAPTIQTNGNAADRDKRTARPAEKRSELICRVKYCNTLPDIPFDPKFITYPFESTRFIQYNPTSLERNYKYEVLTEHDLGVEIDLINKDTYAGDVNAQLDPADEKLLEEDVLTPQDSKRSRHHARSVSWLRRTEYISTEQTRFQPQTVDKVEAKVGYSIKKNFKEETLYMDRESQIKAIEKTFEDNKKPIERHYSKPNVVPVEILPVFPDFKLWKYPCAQVIFDSDPAPTGRSVPAQIEEMSQAMIRGVMDESGEQFVAYFLPLDETLEKRRRDFTAGIDYADDEEYEYKMAREYNWNVKSKASKGYEENYFLVIRQDGVYYNELETRVRLSKRRQKVGQQPNNTRLIVRHRPLNANEFKMQRYREKQLEPPGEEDEDEEEEEEEEEEPQQEVEKPEERDGFENEAESRASSRASSRASSRKSRSRSKSRSRSKSRSHSPSKSRSASRSRSESRSPSRSRSKSRSRSRTPQSRNSSNSKSPSRSRSGSPVKSRSGSPVKSRSRSPAKSRSGSSSSSKSRSRSRSRSVTGSDSGSGSGSGSGSGSGESGSESE from the exons atggctCCAACAATTCAGACTAATGGTAACGCTGCAGATAGAGATAAACGTACAGCTAGACCAGCTGAGAAAAG GTCTGAGTTAATATGTAGAGTTAAATATTGCAATACTTTGCCTGATATACCATTTGATCCCAAGTTTATTACATATCCTTTTGAATCCACTCG GTTTATTCAATATAATCCAACTTCATTGGAACGTAACTATAAATATGAAGTATTGACAGAACATGACTTAGGTGTGGAGATTGATCTTATCAATAAAGACACATATGCTGGAGATGTGAATGCACAGTTAGATCCTGCTGATGAAAAACTTCTCGAAGAAGATGTTCTTACTCCACAAGATTCTAAAAGATCCAGACACCATGCCAGAAGTGTTTCTTGGCTCAGACGTACAGAATATATTTCTACAGAACAAACCAGATTTCAACCACAGACTGTTGATAAGGTTGAAGCTAAAGTTGGTTACAGcattaagaaaaatttcaaa GAAGAAACATTATATATGGATCGTGAAAGTCAAATAAAAGCTATAGAGAAAACATTTGAAGATAATAAGAAACCAATTGAAAGACATTACAGTAAACCAAATGTAGTACCTGTAGAGATTTTACCAGTATTTCCTGATTTTAAG CTATGGAAATATCCTTGTGCACAAGTCATATTTGATTCAGATCCAGCTCCAACGGGTCGTTCTGTTCCAGCTCAGATCGAAGAAATGTCACAAGCTATGATTCG AGGTGTAATGGATGAAAGTGGTGAACAATTTGTAGCATACTTCTTACCTTTAGATGAAACCTTAGAAAAACGTAGGAGGGATTTCACAGCTGGAATTGACTATGCAGATGATGAAGAATATGAGTATAAAATGGCTAGGGAATATAACTGGAATGTAAAAAGTAAAGCTTCAAAGGGATacgaagaaaattatttccttGTTATAAGGCAAGATGGG GTATATTATAATGAACTGGAAACGCGAGTACGCCTTAGTAAACGTCGTCAAAAAGTTGGACAGCAACCGAATAATACAAGGCTGATAGTAAGACACAGACCACTCAACgctaatgaatttaaaatgcAAAGGTACAGGGAAAAGCAATTGGAACCACCAggagaagaagacgaagatgaagaagaggaagaggaggaagaggaagaaccTCAACAAGAAGTCGAAAAACCAGAAGAAAGGG ATGGTTTTGAAAACGAAGCTGAATCAAGAGCATCATCTAGAGCATCTTCTCGAGCATCTAGTAGAAAATCCCGTTCTCGTTCAAAATCCCGTTCAAGATCAAAATCTCGTTCCCATTCGCCATCAAAATCTAGATCTGCTTCTCGTTCGCGCTCTGAATCACGATCTCCTTCTAGATCACGTAGTAAATCAAGATCAAGATCTCGTACTCCACAATCCAGAAATTCTTCTAATTCAAAGTCACCTTCAAGATCTCGTTCTGGGTCTCCAGTTAAATCTCGATCTGGATCACCAGTTAAATCTCGATCTAGATCTCCAGCCAAATCTCGATCTGGATCATCGTCAAGCTCAAAATCAAGATCTCGTTCAAGATCAAGATCAGTCACTGGTAGTGACAGTGGTTCCGGAAGTGGTAGTGGATCTGGTAGCGGTAGCGGTGAAAGTGGTTCGGAAAGTGAATAA